Within Candidatus Angelobacter sp., the genomic segment GGCGTTGAGGCAGGCGGCTGAATAGGCAAATACTCCTTCCGGCGACACGGAAAGCGGAAACAACTGGCAGATGAAAACGGCGCCGAGAGGCGGCAGCGGGTTCGCGAGCACCAGGCCGCCACGTTGATTGCTGAACAGGCTGCCCGGATGCAAAACGCGAAAGTCGCGTCCCCACCAGGTTTGGAAGGCGAGTGCGCCCCGGCGCACCCAGACCAGGCATTCGCTCAAATAAATGAGCGCGAGGATCAGCAGCAGGCTTTCCAGTTCACCCATGCCGCGTGATGTCCGGCCTTATTGCGGTGTCCCCTGCGTTTTCCGCCCGCCGGTGATCAATCGTTTGAACCAGGCGATGACCGCGGCGACGCCCAGGACGACCAGTTTCCAGGCTTTTTTGAAGAACAAAAGCAGAGTGGTGAACAGTCCTGTTTTGATGGCGACCGCCGCCGCGCCGCCGGTAATCAGCGCCGCCAGGCCGTACTTTGCGAGCTTGTCTCCCGAGCGATACTCCGCGTAACGCTCGCCCGATTTGTAGGAATAATCCTTGAGCACCGCTTGATAAGCCGGCATGGCCGCGCTCATCTTTTCAGGGTCGATGACGAGATTGACCTCCATCACGCCCTTGCGGCCGAGCAGGCGCGTGTTGTAATTGATGACCTGCTTGCCCTCGCTCTCGGCGCGAATCGCCCACTCCAGATTGTGTGTCTGCTCGTTGTAACGGGGCGGAATTTCCCATCCCGTAATGTGCAGCGGCGAGGCGCCCATTTTCTCGCGCTCCCTGTTCGCCTGCTCGGTTCCAGCGGTGATCGACTTCAGAATCTTGTCGGCGTTGAGCTTGTCCTTGTCGTCATCTTTGACGTAACCGACATCCGCGAACTCGAACACAACGAACCACACCAGCGACGTTGGCGCCAGGAAACCAAGCTCACTACCGGACGTCGGATTCCCCATGGCCTCGAGCAGTTGTCGGGTACCTTTCGCGCCCGTAAACACGAACCCTTCCGGCACCTGCACTTCCGCGAGGCTCTTCAGGTCGGCCTTGGCGGGGCCCTTGATCCAGGTCAAACGCTTCAGCAGCGAACCGGACGAATCATCCGAAGGATCATCGGCGGCGTGGATTCGCGAAATCGCGGCGCACAAACTGAACACGAGCAGGGCAAGCAGTTTGAGTCTGGGCATGTTGTCTTTCCAAGGTGTGTGAATTCAACCCGAACCCCGCCACCTTGTTGGTTGTTTAGGCCTGACCGTTGTTCGGGGCATGAAGCACCAAAAACACCCGCCGGTCAAGTCGTTAAACTCTGGCGGCACCAGCGTTTCCGATGGTTCCACGGGTTCACTCTTTTGCCTTGAGGCCCCGCAGGTGTTCGTCAAACCAGTCGGCGAAAATCTTCATGTCCTCGGGCATTTCCTTCCATCCGTGATCCTTGCCCGACCGCACGATGAGTTTGAAGGGCGCGTGGACCTCCTCGCACCGTTTCTTGAAAATCTCCGCCTGGTAAATCGGCACGAGCTTGTCCGCGTCACCATGCATGACCAGAGTCGGAGGCATGTGGGAGGTCACGAAGTTGATGGGCGAGATTTCCCTGCCCAGCGCTTCTCGTCCCTCGTCGGTTTCCGAGCGCGGGCCGAACGCCGCCTTGAATTGGGTCCCGACGGGCCCGATGCCTACTTCACAATCGCCGGGTTTCGACCAGTTGAGAAAGTCGGTGGGCGGAAAGAAACATGCGACCGCCTGCACGGCGCTGCTCTCGCGATCCACGGGGTCTTTCGCATTGGGATCGCCGGGGCCGCCCTGCGTGCCCATGGTGAGCGACAGATGTCCTCCGGCGCTGCCGCCGGCGATGCCGAATCTGTCGGGATTCACACCGTACGTTGCCGCATTGTGCCGCACGAAACGCACCGCGCGATGGATGTCCTGCTCGATTTCCGGGATGGTGAACTTCGGCTGCGATCCATGCACGACGGCAAACACAGTGTATCCGCGATCAAGCAAAGCGCGGTAGAATCCGGCGCTGATACCGTCGTGGCTCGAAAAAAAGCCGCCGCTGACCATGAACAGGACGGCGGCGCCGTTCGGTTTCTCGGGTTGAAACACGTCCAGCGTCAGCGCCGTGCCAAACTTGCGGCCGTAAATTACATCTTCGATGCGTTTGAAATTATCCGCGGCGTGCGCGCCGATTGACGCGCTCGCCGTCAGCAGGGCGAACAGTCCGATTGATCGAAGTCTTCTCATGGGTTTGTGGGTCCGCTGCCCATTCTACCGCTGCGGTCCCTTCTTCGACAAGCCCGCGTTCGACGACCCCAAAAATTTCTGGCTTATGAACGGCGCCTTGTGGTACGGGTCAAAATGGACGAACTGATGACGAACCGTTTTTTTATTTGGCACCGGGCGCAGAAGGCGGCGGCCCTGATGATCGTAACGCTGGCGGCGTTTGCGCTTTCCGGAGCTGCCGGCGAAAAGCCGTATATCGTCAAGCGCAGCGACACACTGACCGATCTCGCCCACAAGAACGGCCTGACGGTCGGTGAGCTGGCGGGCCGCAACGGCCTCGCGAGGAACGACAAACTTCGCGTGGGCCAGAGGCTCGTGATACCCGACCCGGACGCGGCACCGGGCGATTCCGCTTCAAGTTCGTTTCTGCCGAAGGAACTGCCCAAAATCCGCGTGGAGCCGGGCAAATGGAAATACATTGTCATCCACCACAGCGCCTCGCCCAACGCGAGCGTCAAAGGCATGGACTACTATCACCGGGTCGAACGACATATGGAGAACGGACTCGCCTATCACTTCGTCATCGGCAACGGACGTTCAATGAAGGACGGGGAGATCGCTATCGGCCATCGCTGGAAGGCGCAGCTCGACGGGGGCCATCTGGCGAGCGCGGCTTTGAACAAAAAAGCGATCGGGATCTGCCTGGTGGGTAATTATGACGAGGAGCGCCCTTCAAAAAAACAGCTGGAGAGCCTTCGCGCGCTGGTGGAGTTCCTGCTCGCCCGTTGTCACCTCGGCCCCGACGCGGTAAAGACGCATCAGCAAATCAATCCCATTTACACGCGCTGTCCGGGCAAAAACTTTCCGGCAAAAAGCTTTCTCAAGGAATTGAGGGAGGAGAGCGGATGACAACCGATGGATCCCGGATTTCCATTTTGCTTGGCAAAGACGGACGAGCAGGGTCAAATCCCCGCACCGCAAGAATTATATGAAGCACGCCATCAAAATCACCGGCCCACGTTTGACATCCATCCTGTTCTCCATCATCGCGGCAACCCTGGGAAGCGGGGCGGTCTGGGGCGGCGGGCGCGTTGACCCGGCCGCGCTTGGCCCGGTCGGGTTTTTGATTCGGACGAACTATCACGGCTGGACCAATTCGATTCTCGTCAGCAACGGCCGCGTCGAGGCCGTGATTGTGCCGGCCGTTGGTCGCGTCATGCAGTTCCGTTTTGCCGGAACAGAAGACGGGCCGTTCTGGGAAAATCACGCGCTGGACGGCAAAGCGCCGGATCCCCAATCGAAAGAATGGAGCAATTTCGGCGGCGACAAGGCCTGGCCCGCTCCGCAAGCGGATTGGTCGAGAATCACGCCGCGCGCCTGGCCTCCGCCGGTCGCGTTCGACTCGATGCCGGCCGAGGCGCGTGTGGACGGATTTGTGGTGACCCTGGTTTCATCGGTTGACCCGAATTATGGAATCCGCACGAGGCGTGAGATCAGGCTCGATCTTGACCGCCCGGTCATGACCATCACGACGACCTTCGAGAAAGTAAGCGGCCCGCCCCTGAAGACCGCAGTGTGGGTCATCACCCAGGTAAAGGATCCCGCCGCGGCCTACGCAAGTCTTCCGGACTTCGAGCGCTTTCGAGAAGGCTACAGCCCGCAATCCGACGCGTCCCCAGCGAATTTAAAAATCGATAAGGGTTTGCTCTCGCTCACGCGGGACCCCAAGGCGTCGCACAAAATTGGCACGGACGCCAGCGAACTGATCTGGGTAGGCAGGACCGCCGTGTTGAGTATTGACGCCGCTCACCGCGTCCTCGGCGATTATCCGGACGACGGCAGCAGCGCTGAGATTTACACCAATCCGGACCCGGCGCCGTACGTCGAACTCGAAATGCTGGGAGCGTTGAAGAAAATGGTTGTCGGGCGGAAGATCACTCTCTCGTCCACTTACACCCTGATCCACCGGATTGAGGCCGATCCCGACCTCGAAGTTCGCAGGTTGCTGGCACATTAGGCCGCTGCCTTTCCGGCGTCGCGGCAGGTCTGGGTTTGTGACAGTTCCGGTCGAACGTCCTTCGCGACATGGTGTCCCCGGGAAAGTAAGCCTGTCAGT encodes:
- a CDS encoding alpha/beta hydrolase is translated as MRRLRSIGLFALLTASASIGAHAADNFKRIEDVIYGRKFGTALTLDVFQPEKPNGAAVLFMVSGGFFSSHDGISAGFYRALLDRGYTVFAVVHGSQPKFTIPEIEQDIHRAVRFVRHNAATYGVNPDRFGIAGGSAGGHLSLTMGTQGGPGDPNAKDPVDRESSAVQAVACFFPPTDFLNWSKPGDCEVGIGPVGTQFKAAFGPRSETDEGREALGREISPINFVTSHMPPTLVMHGDADKLVPIYQAEIFKKRCEEVHAPFKLIVRSGKDHGWKEMPEDMKIFADWFDEHLRGLKAKE
- a CDS encoding N-acetylmuramoyl-L-alanine amidase, translated to MVRVKMDELMTNRFFIWHRAQKAAALMIVTLAAFALSGAAGEKPYIVKRSDTLTDLAHKNGLTVGELAGRNGLARNDKLRVGQRLVIPDPDAAPGDSASSSFLPKELPKIRVEPGKWKYIVIHHSASPNASVKGMDYYHRVERHMENGLAYHFVIGNGRSMKDGEIAIGHRWKAQLDGGHLASAALNKKAIGICLVGNYDEERPSKKQLESLRALVEFLLARCHLGPDAVKTHQQINPIYTRCPGKNFPAKSFLKELREESG
- a CDS encoding DUF2167 domain-containing protein — translated: MPRLKLLALLVFSLCAAISRIHAADDPSDDSSGSLLKRLTWIKGPAKADLKSLAEVQVPEGFVFTGAKGTRQLLEAMGNPTSGSELGFLAPTSLVWFVVFEFADVGYVKDDDKDKLNADKILKSITAGTEQANREREKMGASPLHITGWEIPPRYNEQTHNLEWAIRAESEGKQVINYNTRLLGRKGVMEVNLVIDPEKMSAAMPAYQAVLKDYSYKSGERYAEYRSGDKLAKYGLAALITGGAAAVAIKTGLFTTLLLFFKKAWKLVVLGVAAVIAWFKRLITGGRKTQGTPQ